In one window of Candidatus Avedoeria danica DNA:
- a CDS encoding phospholipid carrier-dependent glycosyltransferase, translated as MLDPPAATAAGAGRVTAEPTGRGASLSGAISTSPLPTETRRWRPSATTAAAAVLLLTFTALAVAYNAAVPPFEGADESTHYFYAKHVYCTGTLPVQQADAESRGLWEQEGSQPPLYYALVHSLVGLEWLEPDLDTFREPRTPCAYPDEALTYNHQNSMGRPAVVGNENRFIDSATHQARGYAGAVHFIRFASTLLGLLTLIALWTIFTRVFALRRWLAVAALALVALNPQYIHLSSTVSNDNAMNAIAAVALALLLRVLAGDGRPAIPPTSPPRVAPPGPRRAHAAAIALALVVGLAPLAKLTGLALAAFVVAALLWTAWRRYAAGARGEARQLGATAVGVAIACVALAGWWYVRNIDLYGSLTGLNIMLPPELRRDLNVARFLRGLPGELNGMWLSSWGLFGWFTILMPTWVYVLIGVAAAAAAIGGWRAWGDERRRRRAPQPYARVLPTDRHAVVLLALWWLVTFASLLRWMLIAKGAHGRLLFPAIAAPAVLLVLGWRALLPARRVGDRTLALAVSGTMAALAVGALVGVIRPAYARPATIAASALPADAVPIGVVFDEAVELVAMRTPRRAATGAAVEVTLYWRVRRAVERDGFVALRFDQEVAASDDPGAWRTVASDASLSYPGRGNAPFALLPPSDALYVDKRTLPVPPAATALPGVVGPQSVLARLVASVYEPAAGRSWPAERPDGGDGVAAVDIALDTVAAGGARRPDASAPLAVFDDRIELRVDGRTGGDADAEGGLFAAGGGIRMRSVVVPPGSDAAHRVAIRWHVIEPPTEDLSLFVHLVDADGALVSPFDSAPSAGARYPTSYWRAGEDVDSFVAFRLPDGARPGDRFALRLGLYKPADDAPRLAAIDAAGRRWTDDSVHALTIDVRSDP; from the coding sequence GTGCTGGATCCTCCCGCGGCGACTGCCGCCGGCGCCGGACGCGTGACGGCGGAGCCGACCGGGCGCGGAGCCTCGCTGTCCGGCGCGATATCGACGTCCCCACTGCCGACGGAGACGCGACGGTGGCGCCCGTCCGCGACGACGGCGGCCGCTGCCGTTCTCCTGCTTACCTTCACCGCGCTCGCCGTCGCCTACAACGCCGCCGTCCCACCGTTCGAGGGCGCCGACGAGAGCACGCACTACTTCTACGCCAAGCACGTGTACTGCACCGGCACGCTGCCCGTGCAGCAGGCCGACGCGGAGAGCCGTGGGCTGTGGGAACAGGAGGGCAGCCAGCCGCCGTTGTACTACGCGCTGGTGCATTCGCTCGTCGGGCTCGAGTGGCTTGAACCCGACCTCGACACGTTCCGCGAACCACGCACGCCATGCGCATACCCCGATGAGGCGCTCACCTACAACCACCAGAACTCGATGGGTCGGCCGGCCGTCGTCGGCAACGAGAATCGGTTCATCGACAGTGCCACGCACCAAGCGCGCGGGTACGCCGGCGCTGTCCACTTCATCCGCTTCGCCTCGACCCTCCTCGGCCTCCTGACCCTCATCGCCCTGTGGACGATCTTCACCCGCGTGTTCGCCCTCCGCCGCTGGCTCGCCGTCGCCGCCCTCGCCCTCGTCGCCCTCAACCCGCAGTACATCCACCTGTCCTCGACGGTCTCGAACGACAACGCGATGAACGCCATCGCCGCGGTCGCCCTCGCACTGCTCCTGCGCGTCCTCGCCGGCGACGGCCGGCCGGCCATCCCGCCGACTTCGCCCCCGCGCGTCGCCCCCCCCGGCCCGCGCCGCGCCCATGCAGCCGCCATCGCCCTCGCCTTGGTCGTCGGCCTGGCGCCGCTGGCCAAGCTCACCGGGCTGGCGCTGGCCGCGTTCGTCGTCGCCGCGCTGCTGTGGACCGCCTGGCGCCGGTACGCCGCCGGCGCGCGCGGCGAGGCGCGACAGCTTGGTGCGACGGCCGTAGGCGTGGCGATCGCCTGCGTCGCCCTGGCCGGCTGGTGGTACGTGCGGAACATCGACCTCTATGGCTCGCTGACCGGCCTGAACATCATGCTCCCGCCGGAGCTGCGCCGCGACTTGAACGTGGCGCGCTTCCTCCGCGGGCTGCCGGGCGAACTGAACGGGATGTGGCTGTCGAGCTGGGGGCTGTTCGGCTGGTTCACCATCCTCATGCCCACTTGGGTTTATGTACTCATCGGCGTCGCGGCGGCCGCGGCGGCCATCGGCGGCTGGCGCGCGTGGGGCGACGAGCGGCGTCGGCGCAGGGCGCCCCAGCCATACGCGCGCGTTCTGCCGACGGACCGGCACGCCGTGGTGCTGCTGGCCCTGTGGTGGCTCGTCACGTTTGCCAGCCTCCTGCGCTGGATGCTGATCGCCAAGGGCGCCCACGGACGCCTGCTCTTCCCCGCCATCGCCGCCCCCGCCGTCCTTCTCGTCCTCGGCTGGCGCGCCCTCCTGCCGGCACGGCGCGTGGGCGACCGCACCCTCGCGCTGGCCGTCTCCGGCACGATGGCGGCGCTGGCCGTCGGTGCCCTCGTCGGCGTCATCCGCCCGGCCTACGCCCGACCGGCGACGATCGCGGCGAGCGCGCTGCCGGCCGACGCGGTGCCGATCGGCGTCGTGTTCGACGAAGCGGTCGAGCTCGTGGCGATGCGCACGCCGCGACGGGCGGCGACCGGGGCGGCGGTCGAGGTGACGCTCTACTGGCGCGTGCGGCGGGCGGTGGAGCGCGACGGGTTCGTCGCGCTGCGGTTCGATCAGGAGGTCGCTGCGAGCGACGATCCGGGCGCGTGGCGCACCGTGGCCAGCGACGCCAGCCTGAGCTACCCGGGCCGCGGGAACGCGCCGTTCGCCTTGCTGCCGCCGTCCGACGCCCTGTACGTCGACAAGAGGACGCTGCCGGTGCCGCCGGCGGCCACGGCGTTGCCCGGCGTCGTCGGTCCGCAGTCCGTGCTCGCCCGGCTGGTGGCCAGCGTCTATGAACCCGCAGCCGGGCGCAGCTGGCCGGCGGAGCGGCCCGACGGCGGAGACGGCGTCGCGGCCGTGGACATCGCGCTCGACACGGTCGCGGCCGGCGGCGCACGCCGGCCCGACGCCAGCGCACCGCTGGCCGTATTCGACGACCGGATCGAACTGCGGGTCGATGGACGAACCGGCGGCGATGCGGACGCGGAGGGCGGCCTGTTTGCGGCCGGTGGCGGGATCCGCATGCGCAGTGTCGTCGTTCCGCCGGGCAGCGACGCCGCGCATCGCGTGGCCATCCGGTGGCACGTCATCGAGCCGCCGACAGAGGATCTGTCCCTCTTCGTTCATCTCGTGGACGCCGACGGTGCCCTTGTGTCGCCGTTCGACAGCGCGCCGTCCGCCGGTGCGCGCTACCCGACGTCGTACTGGCGCGCCGGCGAAGACGTCGACTCCTTCGTCGCGTTCCGGCTGCCCGACGGGGCACGGCCGGGGGATCGCTTCGCCCTGCGCCTCGGCCTCTACAAGCCGGCAGACGACGCGCCACGGCTCGCCGCGATCGATGCCGCCGGCCGGCGCTGGACGGACGATTCGGTCCACGCGCTGACCATCGACGTGCGCAGCGACCCATGA
- a CDS encoding ATP-dependent zinc protease, which produces MAKRARRPLETIGWREWVTLPELGIAAVKVKVDTGARSSALHAWNVARFKRDGAHWVRFQVHPIIDDDTTTVTCEAPLLGMKWVRSSSGKKTFRPVIHTTFLIGSHRYSIDLTLVRRDLMGFRMLLGRQALRRRFLVNSGRSFVQSARDPALAGTGDVDGDHDRAESVTVSTPAPDRTPAPASESRP; this is translated from the coding sequence TTGGCAAAGCGTGCGCGGCGCCCCCTCGAGACGATCGGCTGGCGGGAATGGGTGACGCTGCCCGAGCTCGGCATCGCCGCCGTGAAGGTCAAGGTGGACACGGGCGCTCGCTCGTCGGCGCTGCATGCCTGGAACGTGGCGCGCTTCAAGCGCGACGGTGCGCACTGGGTACGGTTCCAGGTCCATCCGATCATCGACGACGACACGACGACCGTGACATGCGAGGCGCCGCTGCTCGGCATGAAGTGGGTTCGGTCATCCAGCGGCAAGAAGACGTTCCGGCCGGTGATCCACACGACGTTTCTCATCGGATCCCACCGCTACTCGATCGACCTGACGCTGGTGCGCCGCGACCTCATGGGCTTCCGGATGCTCCTCGGCCGCCAGGCCCTCCGCCGGCGGTTCCTCGTGAACAGCGGCCGGTCGTTCGTCCAGAGCGCGCGCGATCCGGCGCTCGCCGGCACGGGCGACGTCGACGGCGACCATGACCGCGCCGAGTCCGTAACCGTATCCACCCCCGCTCCGGACCGTACGCCCGCCCCTGCCTCGGAGAGTCGCCCATGA
- a CDS encoding sugar transferase, producing MSSQRSSQRSSQRSSQQSARLPAEPSAEPPATAASGPSGERVRRRRRFALALFLYAVLSIVAFGSVYRYTQRLVQVYGGNIENLWLQYGLLCAIFIAFAVVVDWAVGHLPPRFRMQRENRLRLALLGGLTLAAIVALYQSRYPEAELQLGVDKGIVYFVVGVLGAYAGVLAATWRTYGLVEVIAPPSAEIVRLVEEAHAHVVPAHRLWDHAKRGIDAAASLTILIVSLPISIPLTMALWWQDPGPLLVAKVAVRQAGKSFKQLKLRTMIKDAEAATGPVPAAPTDARVTRLGGLLRRTHIDELPQMINIAIGQMSLVGPRPERTVFVARHLTNVPGYAERHRVPPGLAGMAQVYGDYYSTPREKLRYDRLYIRKRGPALDVHLFLTAVALAFFGVRPGVRHRRRERQRMRQQDRRYGRAYEALRGERVGDRR from the coding sequence ATGTCCTCTCAACGGTCCTCTCAACGGTCCTCTCAACGGTCGTCTCAACAGTCCGCTCGGCTGCCCGCCGAACCGTCCGCCGAACCCCCCGCCACCGCCGCGTCCGGGCCGAGCGGTGAGCGTGTCCGGCGGCGGCGCCGGTTTGCGCTGGCCCTGTTCCTGTACGCCGTCCTCTCGATCGTCGCATTCGGGAGCGTCTACCGATACACCCAGCGTTTGGTGCAGGTGTACGGCGGCAACATCGAGAACCTCTGGCTTCAATACGGCCTGCTCTGCGCGATCTTCATCGCCTTCGCCGTCGTCGTCGACTGGGCCGTCGGACATCTGCCGCCCCGCTTTCGGATGCAGCGCGAGAACCGCTTGCGGCTGGCGCTGCTCGGCGGGCTGACGCTGGCCGCCATCGTCGCGCTCTACCAGTCGCGCTACCCCGAGGCCGAGCTTCAGCTTGGCGTCGACAAGGGGATCGTGTACTTCGTCGTCGGCGTCCTCGGCGCGTACGCCGGCGTCCTCGCGGCCACGTGGCGGACGTACGGCCTCGTCGAAGTCATCGCCCCTCCGTCCGCCGAGATCGTCCGTCTCGTCGAGGAGGCGCACGCGCACGTCGTGCCGGCGCATCGCCTCTGGGATCACGCCAAGCGCGGCATCGACGCGGCCGCGTCGCTGACGATCCTCATCGTCAGCCTGCCGATCTCGATCCCGCTCACGATGGCGCTGTGGTGGCAGGATCCCGGTCCGCTCCTCGTGGCCAAGGTGGCGGTCCGCCAAGCCGGCAAGAGCTTCAAGCAACTCAAGCTTCGCACGATGATCAAGGACGCCGAAGCCGCCACCGGTCCCGTCCCTGCCGCGCCGACGGACGCGCGCGTGACGCGGCTCGGCGGGCTGCTGCGGCGGACGCACATCGACGAGCTGCCGCAGATGATCAACATCGCCATCGGCCAGATGAGCCTCGTCGGCCCGCGGCCCGAGCGGACGGTCTTCGTCGCCCGCCACCTGACCAACGTCCCGGGCTACGCCGAGCGCCACCGCGTCCCGCCCGGCCTGGCCGGCATGGCGCAGGTGTACGGCGACTACTACAGCACGCCGCGCGAGAAGCTGCGCTACGACCGGCTCTACATCCGCAAGCGTGGTCCGGCGCTCGACGTTCATCTCTTCCTCACCGCCGTGGCGCTGGCGTTCTTCGGCGTCCGGCCCGGCGTGCGCCATCGGCGGAGGGAGCGGCAGCGGATGCGACAGCAGGATCGGCGGTACGGGCGGGCGTACGAGGCGCTGCGGGGGGAGCGGGTCGGGGATCGTCGGTAA
- a CDS encoding tetratricopeptide repeat protein, with the protein MRAALAQHDAVLEGAIRRHDGVWFKRVGDAMQAAFAAAPDALAAAVEAQRGLGAASWGPDGPVSVRMALHAGEAAPHRGDYVAPCLNRLARLMAAGHGGQILLSQAAALLVRDDVPPGVALHSLGTHRLRDLLAPEEVFQADVDGLPGAFPALKTLDAHPNNLPQALTPLIDRSDDLAAVNALLARNDVRLVTLTGPGGIGKSRLALQLAADALDGFPDGAFFVPLAAVHDPTLVLPALAAAVGVSEGGSAPLAATLAARLATRHMLAVLDNVEQVLAVGPALAALLEACAHLTLLVTSRAPLRVRGEHEYAVGPLGLPGADGADGANEEDESEGHDVAGADSHAGRPFDAVDDFGAAAIARSPAVMLFVDRAQAMSADFTLTPENASAVAAICRRLDGLPLAIELAAARVRLLPPAALLARLEGRLAQLGGGLRDLPARQQTLAATLDWSHALLTGAQQALFRRLAVFRGGWTLELADTVCATGVDPGVDNGVDNGAGTAAPIDVLDALAALADHSLIQPVPAGDVARFTMFHVVTEYAAEHLAAAGEADATEARHAAAMAALAEEGRRNIIGGQQLAWLERLSAEHANLRAALDRLLQRGDDAAALALSADLWRYWYLRGHLQEGRAYLSRTLTAPGAGAAGDARARASNGLGVLSWLQGDFAAARTALGEARALASSLGDDALVLRVTHNLGVVAVDEGDLDTAAALGEANLAVARRLGDAQAEAGVLHGLGVLSAERADLEVARTHFTGALALQRRLDDREGMAATMVNLAGLCVLSGDLTGAERWLDEAQPLAEAVEDVWTLGTLRQARGEVAIAQHRLDDAGRALAGAARLRLSAGDQKGLSRVLVLTARLMLAAADARTAAQLLGAAAALRERVGAPLSPREAPQHEGYVASARAALGDAAYAAAWAAGAALDPEAVADLALGAEMEG; encoded by the coding sequence ATGCGGGCCGCCCTGGCGCAGCACGACGCCGTCCTCGAGGGCGCGATCCGCCGCCACGACGGCGTCTGGTTCAAGCGCGTCGGCGACGCCATGCAAGCCGCGTTCGCTGCCGCGCCCGACGCGCTCGCCGCCGCGGTCGAGGCCCAGCGCGGCCTCGGTGCCGCGTCCTGGGGACCGGACGGGCCGGTGTCCGTTCGCATGGCCCTCCACGCCGGCGAAGCCGCACCGCACCGCGGCGACTACGTGGCGCCGTGCCTGAACCGGCTGGCGCGGCTGATGGCGGCCGGCCACGGCGGCCAGATCCTGCTCAGCCAGGCCGCAGCGCTGCTCGTGCGCGACGACGTGCCGCCGGGGGTGGCGCTGCACTCGCTCGGCACCCATCGGCTGCGCGACCTCCTCGCGCCGGAGGAAGTGTTCCAAGCGGACGTCGACGGTCTGCCTGGCGCGTTCCCGGCACTGAAGACGCTGGACGCCCACCCGAACAACCTGCCCCAGGCGCTGACACCGCTCATCGACCGGTCCGACGATCTCGCGGCAGTGAACGCGCTGCTGGCCCGCAACGACGTACGCCTCGTCACGCTGACCGGCCCGGGCGGCATCGGCAAGTCGCGCCTGGCGCTCCAGCTGGCCGCCGACGCGCTCGACGGCTTCCCGGACGGCGCATTCTTCGTGCCGCTGGCCGCCGTCCACGATCCGACGCTCGTCCTTCCCGCGCTGGCCGCCGCCGTGGGCGTGTCCGAGGGCGGCAGCGCGCCGCTGGCGGCGACGCTGGCGGCACGGCTGGCGACGCGGCACATGCTTGCCGTCCTCGACAACGTGGAACAAGTGCTGGCCGTCGGCCCGGCCCTCGCGGCCCTCCTCGAAGCATGTGCCCACCTCACGCTCCTTGTCACGAGCCGCGCCCCGCTGCGCGTCCGCGGCGAGCACGAGTACGCCGTCGGGCCACTCGGCCTGCCCGGAGCGGATGGAGCGGATGGGGCGAACGAGGAGGACGAAAGCGAAGGCCACGACGTCGCTGGCGCGGACAGCCATGCGGGTCGCCCATTCGACGCCGTCGACGACTTCGGCGCCGCGGCGATCGCGCGCAGCCCGGCGGTGATGCTCTTCGTGGACCGCGCCCAGGCGATGTCCGCCGATTTCACGCTCACGCCCGAAAACGCATCCGCCGTCGCCGCGATCTGCCGGCGGCTCGACGGGCTGCCGCTGGCGATCGAACTCGCGGCGGCCCGCGTGCGCCTACTGCCGCCGGCGGCGCTCCTGGCGCGCCTCGAGGGCCGGCTGGCGCAGCTCGGCGGCGGGCTGCGCGACCTGCCGGCGCGCCAGCAGACGCTGGCCGCGACGCTCGACTGGAGCCACGCCCTCCTCACGGGCGCTCAGCAGGCGCTCTTCCGGCGCCTGGCAGTGTTCCGCGGCGGCTGGACGCTCGAGCTGGCCGACACCGTCTGCGCGACCGGCGTCGACCCGGGCGTCGACAATGGCGTCGACAATGGCGCGGGCACCGCCGCGCCGATCGACGTCTTGGATGCGCTGGCCGCACTGGCCGACCACAGCCTGATCCAGCCCGTGCCCGCCGGCGACGTCGCGCGCTTCACGATGTTCCACGTCGTGACCGAGTACGCCGCCGAGCACTTGGCGGCTGCCGGCGAGGCCGACGCGACGGAAGCCCGGCATGCGGCGGCCATGGCCGCATTGGCCGAGGAGGGCCGGCGGAACATCATCGGCGGTCAGCAGTTGGCCTGGCTCGAGCGGCTGTCCGCGGAGCACGCGAACCTGCGCGCCGCGCTCGACCGTCTGCTGCAGCGCGGCGACGACGCTGCGGCCCTTGCGCTCTCGGCGGATCTGTGGCGCTACTGGTACCTGCGCGGACACCTGCAGGAGGGCCGCGCCTACCTAAGCCGGACGCTGACCGCCCCAGGCGCGGGCGCCGCCGGCGATGCCCGGGCGCGGGCGTCCAACGGGCTCGGCGTTCTGTCCTGGCTGCAGGGCGACTTTGCCGCCGCCCGGACAGCCCTCGGCGAGGCGCGCGCCCTGGCCTCGTCGCTCGGCGACGACGCGCTCGTGTTGCGCGTCACCCACAATCTCGGCGTCGTGGCCGTCGACGAGGGCGATCTCGACACCGCGGCGGCGCTCGGCGAAGCCAACCTCGCCGTCGCTCGCCGCTTGGGGGATGCCCAGGCCGAAGCCGGCGTGCTGCACGGCCTGGGTGTGCTCAGCGCCGAACGGGCCGATCTCGAGGTGGCGCGCACGCACTTCACCGGCGCGCTGGCCCTCCAACGCCGGCTCGACGACCGGGAGGGCATGGCCGCGACGATGGTCAATTTGGCGGGGCTGTGCGTCCTCTCCGGCGACCTGACCGGCGCCGAGCGATGGCTCGACGAGGCCCAGCCGCTGGCGGAAGCCGTGGAGGACGTCTGGACGCTCGGCACGCTCCGCCAGGCGCGCGGCGAGGTCGCGATCGCGCAGCACCGCCTGGACGATGCCGGGCGCGCGCTAGCAGGCGCCGCCCGCCTGCGCCTGAGCGCGGGCGATCAGAAGGGTCTGTCGCGCGTGCTGGTGCTGACCGCCCGTCTGATGTTGGCGGCCGCCGACGCACGCACGGCGGCCCAACTCCTCGGCGCCGCGGCCGCGCTCCGCGAACGCGTGGGCGCGCCGCTGTCGCCGCGGGAGGCGCCGCAGCACGAAGGCTACGTCGCCTCGGCGCGCGCCGCGCTGGGTGATGCGGCGTACGCTGCGGCTTGGGCGGCGGGGGCGGCGCTGGATCCCGAGGCGGTCGCGGATCTGGCGCTCGGGGCGGAGATGGAGGGCTGA
- the rimK gene encoding 30S ribosomal protein S6--L-glutamate ligase — protein MKIGILSRRAALYSTTRLREAAEARGHEVQIVDYLRCYMNITSQKPSVILGGKNLDFDAIIPRIGATYTFYGTAVVRQFEMMGVFAANESQAISRSRDKLRSLQLLSREGIGMPVTGFAHATKDIEGLIDSVGKPPFVIKLLEGTQGMGVVLAETRNAAESVIAAFRQLDANILLQEFIAEAGGADIRAFVVGGRVVAAMRRQAPEGEFRSNLHRGGSASQIRLRPVERTTAVRACKTLGLNVAGVDLLRSNHGPLVIEVNSSPGLEGIEAASGVDVAGAIIEFLEKRARRGRTRDRVGG, from the coding sequence ATGAAGATCGGCATCCTGTCCCGCCGCGCGGCGCTTTACTCGACGACGCGGCTGAGGGAGGCGGCGGAAGCGCGCGGTCACGAGGTGCAGATCGTCGACTACCTGCGCTGCTACATGAACATCACGTCACAGAAGCCTTCCGTCATCCTCGGCGGCAAGAACCTGGACTTCGACGCGATCATCCCTCGCATCGGCGCCACGTACACGTTCTACGGCACGGCCGTCGTCCGCCAGTTCGAGATGATGGGCGTGTTCGCGGCCAACGAGTCCCAGGCCATCTCGCGCTCACGGGACAAGCTGCGCAGCCTGCAGCTCCTGAGCCGCGAGGGAATCGGGATGCCCGTCACGGGCTTCGCCCACGCCACGAAGGACATCGAGGGCCTCATCGACAGCGTCGGCAAGCCGCCGTTCGTCATCAAGCTGCTCGAGGGCACGCAAGGGATGGGCGTCGTGCTGGCCGAAACGCGCAACGCGGCCGAGTCGGTCATCGCCGCGTTCCGGCAGCTGGACGCGAACATTCTGCTCCAGGAGTTCATCGCCGAGGCCGGCGGTGCCGACATCCGGGCGTTCGTCGTCGGCGGGCGCGTCGTGGCGGCGATGCGGCGCCAGGCGCCCGAGGGCGAGTTCCGCAGCAACCTCCACCGCGGCGGGTCGGCCAGCCAGATCCGCCTGCGCCCCGTCGAGCGCACGACCGCCGTGCGTGCCTGCAAGACGCTCGGCCTGAACGTCGCCGGCGTCGACCTCCTGCGCAGCAACCACGGTCCGCTCGTCATCGAGGTGAACTCATCGCCCGGCCTCGAGGGCATCGAGGCCGCCAGCGGTGTCGACGTGGCCGGGGCGATCATCGAGTTTCTCGAGAAGCGGGCACGGCGCGGGCGGACGCGCGACCGGGTCGGGGGATGA
- a CDS encoding PaaI family thioesterase, with protein sequence MDDAAIALQDRYAPDSICFGCGPANTKGLQIKSRVAGDAVVADWQGAKEHEAFEGMLNGGIIGSLLDCHCNWTAAHHLMLRTGTPEPPCTVTAEYHIKLLRPTPSGGPVHLVARVTDASDRRANVHGELFDAAGELCATCDGVFVAVREGHPAWHRW encoded by the coding sequence ATGGACGATGCAGCGATCGCCCTCCAGGACCGCTACGCCCCCGACAGCATCTGTTTCGGCTGCGGCCCCGCGAACACGAAGGGCCTGCAGATCAAGAGCCGCGTCGCGGGCGACGCCGTCGTCGCCGACTGGCAGGGCGCGAAGGAGCACGAGGCGTTCGAGGGGATGTTGAACGGCGGGATCATCGGCTCGCTGCTGGACTGTCACTGCAACTGGACGGCCGCCCACCACTTGATGCTCCGCACCGGCACACCCGAGCCCCCGTGCACCGTCACCGCCGAGTACCACATCAAGCTGCTGCGCCCGACGCCGTCCGGTGGACCGGTGCACCTGGTCGCGCGGGTGACGGACGCCAGCGACCGCCGCGCGAACGTCCACGGCGAGCTGTTCGACGCCGCCGGCGAGCTGTGCGCGACGTGCGACGGGGTGTTCGTGGCGGTGCGGGAGGGGCATCCGGCCTGGCATCGGTGGTGA
- a CDS encoding CBS domain-containing protein, whose translation MGTHDVSDALDGDNLRRFTRRLLADLRALEAMIDGGQIETGVRRIGAEQEVFLVDAAWRPALAGLDVLARVDDVHFTTELGLFNVELNLDPQVFTGDALAQLERQLGDLIAQLRAACADLGVRPILVGSLPTMRKSDVGPEAMTPVRRYALLGEALHRLRGGHFDFHIKGIDELIVTHDSFMLEACNASFQVHFQVDPEGFANAYNVAQLVAAPVLAAGANAPLLFGRRLWHETRIALFQQSIDTRSSADHLRERSPRVTFGNRWVDRSVLELYREDVVRFRALLGELHDEDPFAELAAGRVPRLRALSLHNSTVYRWNRACYGVTDGKPHLRIENRVLPSGPTVVDEIANAAFWLGLVTAITADCDDVRRHIAFADAKANFFQAAQHGLNAQLQWLDGETVPAAELVADRLVPLAASGLRAAGIDAPDIDRLLGIIHRRATSGQNGARWQLRSLAGLDASGRGTPGERLNALVGAMAQRQEEGTPVAEWPPAALDESGGWQFNFLRVEQYMTTDLFTVHEDESVDLVANLMVWQHVRHVPVEDNDHRLIGMVSYRALVDLVARARLGSESAPPAVRDIMRRDLVTCGPETSTLDAIRLMHDRGVGALPVVKDGQLVGMITQYDFLAVARDLLTGHLAQVASDTTMSAATVPAPPARTPAPRAQPNPRRPRKRQGDTT comes from the coding sequence ATGGGCACCCACGACGTCAGCGACGCGCTCGACGGCGACAACCTCCGCCGCTTCACGCGCCGCCTGCTGGCGGACCTTCGCGCGCTCGAGGCGATGATCGACGGCGGCCAGATCGAGACCGGCGTGCGGCGGATCGGCGCCGAGCAGGAGGTCTTTCTCGTCGATGCGGCGTGGCGTCCGGCGCTGGCGGGCCTCGACGTGCTGGCGCGCGTCGATGACGTGCACTTCACAACCGAGCTCGGGCTGTTCAACGTCGAGCTGAACCTCGATCCGCAGGTCTTCACGGGCGACGCCCTCGCGCAGCTCGAGCGCCAGCTCGGCGACCTCATCGCCCAGCTGCGCGCGGCGTGCGCGGACCTCGGCGTGCGGCCGATCCTCGTCGGCAGCCTGCCGACGATGCGCAAGAGCGACGTTGGGCCGGAGGCGATGACGCCGGTGCGCCGTTACGCGCTGCTGGGCGAGGCGCTCCACCGCCTGCGCGGCGGCCACTTCGACTTCCACATCAAGGGGATCGACGAGCTGATCGTCACGCACGACAGCTTCATGCTCGAGGCGTGCAACGCCAGCTTCCAGGTCCACTTCCAGGTCGACCCCGAGGGCTTCGCGAACGCCTACAACGTCGCCCAGCTCGTCGCGGCGCCGGTCCTCGCCGCCGGCGCGAACGCGCCGCTGCTCTTCGGCCGCCGACTGTGGCACGAGACGCGCATCGCCCTCTTCCAGCAGTCGATCGACACCCGCAGCTCGGCCGACCACCTGCGCGAGCGGAGCCCGCGCGTCACGTTCGGCAACCGTTGGGTGGACCGGAGCGTCCTCGAGCTCTACCGCGAGGACGTCGTGCGCTTCCGGGCCCTCCTCGGCGAGCTGCACGACGAGGACCCGTTCGCCGAGCTCGCCGCCGGGCGGGTACCGCGATTGCGGGCGCTCTCGCTCCACAACAGCACGGTGTATCGCTGGAACCGTGCGTGCTACGGCGTGACGGACGGCAAGCCGCACCTGCGGATCGAGAACCGCGTCCTGCCGTCGGGCCCGACCGTCGTCGATGAGATCGCCAACGCCGCGTTCTGGCTTGGGCTCGTGACGGCGATCACGGCCGACTGCGACGACGTGCGCCGCCACATCGCGTTCGCCGACGCCAAGGCGAACTTCTTCCAAGCCGCTCAGCACGGCCTGAACGCGCAGCTGCAGTGGCTCGACGGCGAGACGGTGCCGGCGGCGGAGCTCGTCGCCGACCGCCTCGTGCCGCTCGCCGCGTCGGGCCTGCGCGCGGCGGGGATCGACGCGCCCGACATCGACCGCCTTCTCGGGATCATCCACCGCCGGGCGACGTCCGGCCAGAACGGCGCGCGCTGGCAGCTGCGCTCGCTGGCCGGCCTGGACGCATCCGGGCGCGGCACGCCGGGCGAGCGGCTGAACGCGCTCGTCGGCGCGATGGCGCAACGCCAGGAGGAGGGGACGCCCGTGGCCGAGTGGCCGCCGGCCGCGCTGGACGAGAGCGGCGGCTGGCAGTTCAACTTCCTGCGCGTCGAGCAGTACATGACGACCGACCTGTTCACCGTCCACGAGGACGAGAGCGTCGACCTCGTCGCCAACCTGATGGTCTGGCAGCACGTCCGCCACGTGCCCGTGGAGGACAACGACCATCGCCTGATCGGCATGGTCAGCTACCGTGCCCTCGTCGACCTCGTTGCCCGTGCCCGGCTCGGCAGCGAATCGGCGCCGCCGGCGGTGCGGGATATCATGCGCCGCGACCTCGTGACGTGCGGGCCGGAAACGTCGACGTTGGATGCGATCCGGCTGATGCACGATCGGGGCGTCGGCGCGCTGCCCGTCGTCAAGGACGGCCAGCTGGTCGGGATGATCACGCAGTACGATTTCCTGGCCGTGGCGCGCGACCTGTTGACGGGGCACCTGGCCCAAGTCGCCTCCGACACGACGATGTCCGCTGCGACCGTGCCCGCCCCGCCCGCCCGAACGCCCGCGCCGCGTGCCCAACCGAACCCACGACGCCCGCGCAAGCGGCAAGGAGACACCACATGA